A genomic stretch from Eriocheir sinensis breed Jianghai 21 chromosome 31, ASM2467909v1, whole genome shotgun sequence includes:
- the LOC127005845 gene encoding titin-like isoform X2, protein MNLLVVGTIFIVLGLGPLVDATGVAGLRGLPEDETSCLAVVKAALAEYRVLYEQGLKDSPNLMDAKSDVPQKAVPTEEHKEIMPANITNGGLVTEKKEQLSPQESTIVTSVERKNVTEKGDGLQKVERTEEIKEIMPGNITNEVLVKQKEEQLSPQESTIVTSVERKNVTEKDDGLQNVERTREIKEIMPGNITNEVLVKQKEEQLSPQESTKVTSVERKNVTEKGDGKDVEKETVIQKEVEKNVCDSDIKEVRNEKHLNETIEDLKHQVDDVKNKIKEEKEKAEETNATRSPCVVKEPSAAPVIQDGKVVEKIVPAVTPAKVAEKIHPTMTEGKVPVVTKEKVVEQAAPSVTEEIVSISKEQEKVPVMAEEKKVIEKIIPSVTEGKVPVVPQQEVVEKVAPSPTEEKVPVVTQERAIEQNAPQERVIEQAAPQERVIEQAAPQERATEQAAPTATEEIVTVSKEKEEVPVVTEEKVPVVTNETVIEKITPTVTEGKVPVVPQQEVVEKITPTETEGKVPVVPQQEVVEKITPTETEGKVPVVPQQEVVEKITPTETEGKVPVVPQQEVVEKIHPTVTEGKVPVVPQQEVVEKVAPSPTEEKVPVVTQERAVEQNAPQERVIEQAAPTATEEIVTVSKEKEEVPVVVTEEKVPDVTNETVIEKITPSVTEEKDANQRKVVSYEDATENQENQVTGDEETDKTELKFIVTIQERIVREQTVSIIPVMDKGANKRANGKLVKKAMKRVAKKVARAVLEELSREHNTDGEGQ, encoded by the exons ATGAACCTTCTTGTAGTCGGCACCATCTTCATCGTGCTGGGGCTGGGGCCCCTCGTTGACGCCACCGGGGTGGCGGGGCTCCGGGGGCTCCCGGAGGACGAGACCTCGTGTCTCGCGGTGGTGAAGGCCGCTCTGGCCGAGTACCGGGTACTCTACGAGCAGGGCCTTAAAGATTCCCCAAATTTGATGGATGCAAAGAGCGATGTTCCGCAGAAAGCAGTACCAACAGAGGAACATAAGGAGATTATGCCAGCCAATATAACGAATGGAGGCTTAGTtacagagaagaaagaacaactttctccacaggaaagcactattgtgacatctgtggaaaggaagaatgttacagaaaagggTGATGGACTTCAGAAAGTAGAACGAAccgaggaaataaaggagattatgcccggcaatataacgaatgaagtgttagtaaaacagaaagaagaacaactttctccacaggaaagcactattgtgacatctgtggaaaggaagaatgttacagaaaaggatgatggacttcagaaCGTAGAACGAACacgggaaataaaggagattatgcccggcaatataacgaatgaagtgttagtaaaacagaaagaagaacaactttctccacaggaaagcaccaaggtgacatctgtggaaaggaagaatgttacagaaaagggtgatggaaaagatgtcgagaaagaaactgtaattcaaaaagaagtcgaaaagaatgtgtgtgatagcgacatcaaagaggttcgtaacgaaaaacatctgaatgaaacaattgaagacttgaaacaccaagttgatgacgtgaaaaacaagattaaggaagaaaaagaaaaggctgaAGAAACAAATGCTACGCGTAGCCCATGCGTCGTAAAAGAACCAAGTGCTGCCCCTGTCATTCAAGATGGTAAAGTCGTTGAAAAGATAGTCCCTGCTGTGACGCCGGCGAAGGTTGCTGAAAAGATCCATCCCACGatgacggaaggaaaagtccccgttgtgacaaaagagaaggttgttgagcaggctgccccttcggtgacaGAGGAGATCGTAAGCATCTCTAAGGAGCAAGAAAAAGTCCCTGTTAtggcagaagagaagaaggttattgaaaagattatcccctcggtgacagaaggaaaagtcccggtagtccctcaacaggaggttgttgaaaaagttgccccatcgccgacagaagaaaaagttcctgttgtgacacaagaaagggctattgagcagaatgccccacaagaaagggttattgaacaggctgccccacaagaaagggttattgaacaggctgccccacaagaaagg Gctactgaacaggctgcccctacagccacagaagagattgtcactgtttctaaagagaaagaagaagtccctgttgtaacagaggaaaaggttcccgttgtgacaaatgagacagttattgaaaagattactcctacggtgacagaaggaaaagtcccggtagtccctcaacaggaggttgttgaaaagattactcctacggagacagaaggaaaagtcccggtagtccctcaacaggaggttgttgaaaagattactcctacggagacagaaggaaaagtcccggtagtccctcaacaggag gttgttgaaaagattactcctacggagacagaaggaaaagtcccggtagtccctcaacaggaggttgttgaaaagATTCATCCTacggtgacagaaggaaaagtcccggtagtccctcaacaggaggttgttgaaaaagttgccccatcgccgacagaagaaaaagttcctgttgtgacacaagaaagggctgttgagcagaatgccccacaagaaagggttattgaacaggctgcccctacggcgacagaagagattgtcactgtttctaaagagaaagaagaagtccctgttgttgtaacagaggaaaaggttcccgaTGTGACaaatgagacagttattgaaaagattactccttccgtaacagaagaaaaagatgccaatcaacggaaggttgtttcttacgaagatgctacagaaaatcaggaaaatcaagTTACTGGAGATGAGGAAACGGACAAAACTGAATTGAAGTTTATCGTCACCATACAAGAGAGAATAGTCCGTGAACAGACTGTCTCGATCATACCCGTCATGGACAAGGGCGCCAACAAAAGAGCGAATGGAAAATTGGTGaaaaaagcaatgaaaagagTAGCCAAGAAGGTGGCCCGTGCTGTGCTTGAAGAACTATCCAGGGAACACAACACAGATGGGGAGGGACAGTAG
- the LOC127005845 gene encoding FK506-binding protein 5-like isoform X20: protein MNLLVVGTIFIVLGLGPLVDATGVAGLRGLPEDETSCLAVVKAALAEYRVLYEQGLKDSPNLMDAKSDVPQKAVPTEEHKEIMPANITNGGLVTEKKEQLSPQESTIVTSVERKNVTEKGDGLQKVERTEEIKEIMPGNITNEVLVKQKEEQLSPQESTIVTSVERKNVTEKDDGLQNVERTREIKEIMPGNITNEVLVKQKEEQLSPQESTKVTSVERKNVTEKGDGKDVEKETVIQKEVEKNVCDSDIKEVRNEKHLNETIEDLKHQVDDVKNKIKEEKEKAEETNATRSPCVVKEPSAAPVIQDGKVVEKIVPAVTPAKVAEKIHPTMTEGKVPVVTKEKVVEQAAPSVTEEIVSISKEQEKVPVMAEEKKVIEKIIPSVTEGKVPVVPQQEVVEKVAPSPTEEKVPVVTQERAIEQNAPQERVIEQAAPQERVIEQAAPQERVIEQAAPEEKATEQAAPTATEEIVTVSKEKEEVPVVTEEKVPVVTNETVVEKITPTETEGKVPVVPQQEVVEKVAPSPTEEKVPVVTQERAVEQNAPQERVIEQAAPTATEEIVTVSKEKEEVPVVVTEEKVPDVTNETVIEKITPSVTEEKDANQRKVVSYEDATENQENQVTGDEETDKTELKFIVTIQERIVREQTVSIIPVMDKGANKRANGKLVKKAMKRVAKKVARAVLEELSREHNTDGEGQ, encoded by the exons ATGAACCTTCTTGTAGTCGGCACCATCTTCATCGTGCTGGGGCTGGGGCCCCTCGTTGACGCCACCGGGGTGGCGGGGCTCCGGGGGCTCCCGGAGGACGAGACCTCGTGTCTCGCGGTGGTGAAGGCCGCTCTGGCCGAGTACCGGGTACTCTACGAGCAGGGCCTTAAAGATTCCCCAAATTTGATGGATGCAAAGAGCGATGTTCCGCAGAAAGCAGTACCAACAGAGGAACATAAGGAGATTATGCCAGCCAATATAACGAATGGAGGCTTAGTtacagagaagaaagaacaactttctccacaggaaagcactattgtgacatctgtggaaaggaagaatgttacagaaaagggTGATGGACTTCAGAAAGTAGAACGAAccgaggaaataaaggagattatgcccggcaatataacgaatgaagtgttagtaaaacagaaagaagaacaactttctccacaggaaagcactattgtgacatctgtggaaaggaagaatgttacagaaaaggatgatggacttcagaaCGTAGAACGAACacgggaaataaaggagattatgcccggcaatataacgaatgaagtgttagtaaaacagaaagaagaacaactttctccacaggaaagcaccaaggtgacatctgtggaaaggaagaatgttacagaaaagggtgatggaaaagatgtcgagaaagaaactgtaattcaaaaagaagtcgaaaagaatgtgtgtgatagcgacatcaaagaggttcgtaacgaaaaacatctgaatgaaacaattgaagacttgaaacaccaagttgatgacgtgaaaaacaagattaaggaagaaaaagaaaaggctgaAGAAACAAATGCTACGCGTAGCCCATGCGTCGTAAAAGAACCAAGTGCTGCCCCTGTCATTCAAGATGGTAAAGTCGTTGAAAAGATAGTCCCTGCTGTGACGCCGGCGAAGGTTGCTGAAAAGATCCATCCCACGatgacggaaggaaaagtccccgttgtgacaaaagagaaggttgttgagcaggctgccccttcggtgacaGAGGAGATCGTAAGCATCTCTAAGGAGCAAGAAAAAGTCCCTGTTAtggcagaagagaagaaggttattgaaaagattatcccctcggtgacagaaggaaaagtcccggtagtccctcaacaggaggttgttgaaaaagttgccccatcgccgacagaagaaaaagttcctgttgtgacacaagaaagggctattgagcagaatgccccacaagaaagggttattgaacaggctgccccacaagaaagggttattgaacaggctgccccacaagaaagggttattgaacaggctgccccagAGGAAAAGGctactgaacaggctgcccctacagccacagaagagattgtcactgtttctaaagagaaagaagaagtccctgttgtaacagaggaaaaggttcccgttgtgacaaatgagaca gttgttgaaaagattactcctacggagacagaaggaaaagtcccggtagtccctcaacaggag gttgttgaaaaagttgccccatcgccgacagaagaaaaagttcctgttgtgacacaagaaagggctgttgagcagaatgccccacaagaaagggttattgaacaggctgcccctacggcgacagaagagattgtcactgtttctaaagagaaagaagaagtccctgttgttgtaacagaggaaaaggttcccgaTGTGACaaatgagacagttattgaaaagattactccttccgtaacagaagaaaaagatgccaatcaacggaaggttgtttcttacgaagatgctacagaaaatcaggaaaatcaagTTACTGGAGATGAGGAAACGGACAAAACTGAATTGAAGTTTATCGTCACCATACAAGAGAGAATAGTCCGTGAACAGACTGTCTCGATCATACCCGTCATGGACAAGGGCGCCAACAAAAGAGCGAATGGAAAATTGGTGaaaaaagcaatgaaaagagTAGCCAAGAAGGTGGCCCGTGCTGTGCTTGAAGAACTATCCAGGGAACACAACACAGATGGGGAGGGACAGTAG
- the LOC127005845 gene encoding titin-like isoform X3 — protein MNLLVVGTIFIVLGLGPLVDATGVAGLRGLPEDETSCLAVVKAALAEYRVLYEQGLKDSPNLMDAKSDVPQKAVPTEEHKEIMPANITNGGLVTEKKEQLSPQESTIVTSVERKNVTEKGDGLQKVERTEEIKEIMPGNITNEVLVKQKEEQLSPQESTIVTSVERKNVTEKDDGLQNVERTREIKEIMPGNITNEVLVKQKEEQLSPQESTKVTSVERKNVTEKGDGKDVEKETVIQKEVEKNVCDSDIKEVRNEKHLNETIEDLKHQVDDVKNKIKEEKEKAEETNATRSPCVVKEPSAAPVIQDGKVVEKIVPAVTPAKVAEKIHPTMTEGKVPVVTKEKVVEQAAPSVTEEIVSISKEQEKVPVMAEEKKVIEKIIPSVTEGKVPVVPQQEVVEKVAPSPTEEKVPVVTQERAIEQNAPQERVIEQAAPQERATEQAAPTATEEIVTVSKEKEEVPVVTEEKVPVVTNETVIEKITPTVTEGKVPVVPQQEVVEKITPTETEGKVPVVPQQEVVEKITPTETEGKVPVVPQQEVVEKITPTETEGKVPVVPQQEVVEKIHPTVTEGKVPVVPQQEVVEKVAPSPTEEKVPVVTQERAVEQNAPQERVIEQAAPTATEEIVTVSKEKEEVPVVVTEEKVPDVTNETVIEKITPSVTEEKDANQRKVVSYEDATENQENQVTGDEETDKTELKFIVTIQERIVREQTVSIIPVMDKGANKRANGKLVKKAMKRVAKKVARAVLEELSREHNTDGEGQ, from the exons ATGAACCTTCTTGTAGTCGGCACCATCTTCATCGTGCTGGGGCTGGGGCCCCTCGTTGACGCCACCGGGGTGGCGGGGCTCCGGGGGCTCCCGGAGGACGAGACCTCGTGTCTCGCGGTGGTGAAGGCCGCTCTGGCCGAGTACCGGGTACTCTACGAGCAGGGCCTTAAAGATTCCCCAAATTTGATGGATGCAAAGAGCGATGTTCCGCAGAAAGCAGTACCAACAGAGGAACATAAGGAGATTATGCCAGCCAATATAACGAATGGAGGCTTAGTtacagagaagaaagaacaactttctccacaggaaagcactattgtgacatctgtggaaaggaagaatgttacagaaaagggTGATGGACTTCAGAAAGTAGAACGAAccgaggaaataaaggagattatgcccggcaatataacgaatgaagtgttagtaaaacagaaagaagaacaactttctccacaggaaagcactattgtgacatctgtggaaaggaagaatgttacagaaaaggatgatggacttcagaaCGTAGAACGAACacgggaaataaaggagattatgcccggcaatataacgaatgaagtgttagtaaaacagaaagaagaacaactttctccacaggaaagcaccaaggtgacatctgtggaaaggaagaatgttacagaaaagggtgatggaaaagatgtcgagaaagaaactgtaattcaaaaagaagtcgaaaagaatgtgtgtgatagcgacatcaaagaggttcgtaacgaaaaacatctgaatgaaacaattgaagacttgaaacaccaagttgatgacgtgaaaaacaagattaaggaagaaaaagaaaaggctgaAGAAACAAATGCTACGCGTAGCCCATGCGTCGTAAAAGAACCAAGTGCTGCCCCTGTCATTCAAGATGGTAAAGTCGTTGAAAAGATAGTCCCTGCTGTGACGCCGGCGAAGGTTGCTGAAAAGATCCATCCCACGatgacggaaggaaaagtccccgttgtgacaaaagagaaggttgttgagcaggctgccccttcggtgacaGAGGAGATCGTAAGCATCTCTAAGGAGCAAGAAAAAGTCCCTGTTAtggcagaagagaagaaggttattgaaaagattatcccctcggtgacagaaggaaaagtcccggtagtccctcaacaggaggttgttgaaaaagttgccccatcgccgacagaagaaaaagttcctgttgtgacacaagaaagggctattgagcagaatgccccacaagaaagggttattgaacaggctgccccacaagaaagg Gctactgaacaggctgcccctacagccacagaagagattgtcactgtttctaaagagaaagaagaagtccctgttgtaacagaggaaaaggttcccgttgtgacaaatgagacagttattgaaaagattactcctacggtgacagaaggaaaagtcccggtagtccctcaacaggaggttgttgaaaagattactcctacggagacagaaggaaaagtcccggtagtccctcaacaggaggttgttgaaaagattactcctacggagacagaaggaaaagtcccggtagtccctcaacaggag gttgttgaaaagattactcctacggagacagaaggaaaagtcccggtagtccctcaacaggaggttgttgaaaagATTCATCCTacggtgacagaaggaaaagtcccggtagtccctcaacaggaggttgttgaaaaagttgccccatcgccgacagaagaaaaagttcctgttgtgacacaagaaagggctgttgagcagaatgccccacaagaaagggttattgaacaggctgcccctacggcgacagaagagattgtcactgtttctaaagagaaagaagaagtccctgttgttgtaacagaggaaaaggttcccgaTGTGACaaatgagacagttattgaaaagattactccttccgtaacagaagaaaaagatgccaatcaacggaaggttgtttcttacgaagatgctacagaaaatcaggaaaatcaagTTACTGGAGATGAGGAAACGGACAAAACTGAATTGAAGTTTATCGTCACCATACAAGAGAGAATAGTCCGTGAACAGACTGTCTCGATCATACCCGTCATGGACAAGGGCGCCAACAAAAGAGCGAATGGAAAATTGGTGaaaaaagcaatgaaaagagTAGCCAAGAAGGTGGCCCGTGCTGTGCTTGAAGAACTATCCAGGGAACACAACACAGATGGGGAGGGACAGTAG
- the LOC127005845 gene encoding titin-like isoform X17, whose protein sequence is MNLLVVGTIFIVLGLGPLVDATGVAGLRGLPEDETSCLAVVKAALAEYRVLYEQGLKDSPNLMDAKSDVPQKAVPTEEHKEIMPANITNGGLVTEKKEQLSPQESTIVTSVERKNVTEKGDGLQKVERTEEIKEIMPGNITNEVLVKQKEEQLSPQESTIVTSVERKNVTEKDDGLQNVERTREIKEIMPGNITNEVLVKQKEEQLSPQESTKVTSVERKNVTEKGDGKDVEKETVIQKEVEKNVCDSDIKEVRNEKHLNETIEDLKHQVDDVKNKIKEEKEKAEETNATRSPCVVKEPSAAPVIQDGKVVEKIVPAVTPAKVAEKIHPTMTEGKVPVVTKEKVVEQAAPSVTEEIVSISKEQEKVPVMAEEKKVIEKIIPSVTEGKVPVVPQQEVVEKVAPSPTEEKVPVVTQERAIEQNAPQERVIEQAAPQERVIEQAAPQERVIEQAAPEEKATEQAAPTATEEIVTVSKEKEEVPVVTEEKVPVVTNETVIEKITPTVTEGKVPVVPQQEVVEKVAPSPTEEKVPVVTQERAVEQNAPQERVIEQAAPTATEEIVTVSKEKEEVPVVVTEEKVPDVTNETVIEKITPSVTEEKDANQRKVVSYEDATENQENQVTGDEETDKTELKFIVTIQERIVREQTVSIIPVMDKGANKRANGKLVKKAMKRVAKKVARAVLEELSREHNTDGEGQ, encoded by the exons ATGAACCTTCTTGTAGTCGGCACCATCTTCATCGTGCTGGGGCTGGGGCCCCTCGTTGACGCCACCGGGGTGGCGGGGCTCCGGGGGCTCCCGGAGGACGAGACCTCGTGTCTCGCGGTGGTGAAGGCCGCTCTGGCCGAGTACCGGGTACTCTACGAGCAGGGCCTTAAAGATTCCCCAAATTTGATGGATGCAAAGAGCGATGTTCCGCAGAAAGCAGTACCAACAGAGGAACATAAGGAGATTATGCCAGCCAATATAACGAATGGAGGCTTAGTtacagagaagaaagaacaactttctccacaggaaagcactattgtgacatctgtggaaaggaagaatgttacagaaaagggTGATGGACTTCAGAAAGTAGAACGAAccgaggaaataaaggagattatgcccggcaatataacgaatgaagtgttagtaaaacagaaagaagaacaactttctccacaggaaagcactattgtgacatctgtggaaaggaagaatgttacagaaaaggatgatggacttcagaaCGTAGAACGAACacgggaaataaaggagattatgcccggcaatataacgaatgaagtgttagtaaaacagaaagaagaacaactttctccacaggaaagcaccaaggtgacatctgtggaaaggaagaatgttacagaaaagggtgatggaaaagatgtcgagaaagaaactgtaattcaaaaagaagtcgaaaagaatgtgtgtgatagcgacatcaaagaggttcgtaacgaaaaacatctgaatgaaacaattgaagacttgaaacaccaagttgatgacgtgaaaaacaagattaaggaagaaaaagaaaaggctgaAGAAACAAATGCTACGCGTAGCCCATGCGTCGTAAAAGAACCAAGTGCTGCCCCTGTCATTCAAGATGGTAAAGTCGTTGAAAAGATAGTCCCTGCTGTGACGCCGGCGAAGGTTGCTGAAAAGATCCATCCCACGatgacggaaggaaaagtccccgttgtgacaaaagagaaggttgttgagcaggctgccccttcggtgacaGAGGAGATCGTAAGCATCTCTAAGGAGCAAGAAAAAGTCCCTGTTAtggcagaagagaagaaggttattgaaaagattatcccctcggtgacagaaggaaaagtcccggtagtccctcaacaggaggttgttgaaaaagttgccccatcgccgacagaagaaaaagttcctgttgtgacacaagaaagggctattgagcagaatgccccacaagaaagggttattgaacaggctgccccacaagaaagggttattgaacaggctgccccacaagaaagggttattgaacaggctgccccagAGGAAAAGGctactgaacaggctgcccctacagccacagaagagattgtcactgtttctaaagagaaagaagaagtccctgttgtaacagaggaaaaggttcccgttgtgacaaatgagacagttattgaaaagattactcctacggtgacagaaggaaaagtcccggtagtccctcaacaggag gttgttgaaaaagttgccccatcgccgacagaagaaaaagttcctgttgtgacacaagaaagggctgttgagcagaatgccccacaagaaagggttattgaacaggctgcccctacggcgacagaagagattgtcactgtttctaaagagaaagaagaagtccctgttgttgtaacagaggaaaaggttcccgaTGTGACaaatgagacagttattgaaaagattactccttccgtaacagaagaaaaagatgccaatcaacggaaggttgtttcttacgaagatgctacagaaaatcaggaaaatcaagTTACTGGAGATGAGGAAACGGACAAAACTGAATTGAAGTTTATCGTCACCATACAAGAGAGAATAGTCCGTGAACAGACTGTCTCGATCATACCCGTCATGGACAAGGGCGCCAACAAAAGAGCGAATGGAAAATTGGTGaaaaaagcaatgaaaagagTAGCCAAGAAGGTGGCCCGTGCTGTGCTTGAAGAACTATCCAGGGAACACAACACAGATGGGGAGGGACAGTAG
- the LOC127005845 gene encoding FK506-binding protein 5-like isoform X11: MNLLVVGTIFIVLGLGPLVDATGVAGLRGLPEDETSCLAVVKAALAEYRVLYEQGLKDSPNLMDAKSDVPQKAVPTEEHKEIMPANITNGGLVTEKKEQLSPQESTIVTSVERKNVTEKGDGLQKVERTEEIKEIMPGNITNEVLVKQKEEQLSPQESTIVTSVERKNVTEKDDGLQNVERTREIKEIMPGNITNEVLVKQKEEQLSPQESTKVTSVERKNVTEKGDGKDVEKETVIQKEVEKNVCDSDIKEVRNEKHLNETIEDLKHQVDDVKNKIKEEKEKAEETNATRSPCVVKEPSAAPVIQDGKVVEKIVPAVTPAKVAEKIHPTMTEGKVPVVTKEKVVEQAAPSVTEEIVSISKEQEKVPVMAEEKKVIEKIIPSVTEGKVPVVPQQEVVEKVAPSPTEEKVPVVTQERAIEQNAPQERVIEQAAPQERVIEQAAPQERVIEQAAPEEKATEQAAPTATEEIVTVSKEKEEVPVVTEEKVPVVTNETVIEKITPTVTEGKVPVVPQQEVVEKITPTETEGKVPVVPQQEVVEKVAPSPTEEKVPVVTQERAVEQNAPQERVIEQAAPTATEEIVTVSKEKEEVPVVVTEEKVPDVTNETVIEKITPSVTEEKDANQRKVVSYEDATENQENQVTGDEETDKTELKFIVTIQERIVREQTVSIIPVMDKGANKRANGKLVKKAMKRVAKKVARAVLEELSREHNTDGEGQ, translated from the exons ATGAACCTTCTTGTAGTCGGCACCATCTTCATCGTGCTGGGGCTGGGGCCCCTCGTTGACGCCACCGGGGTGGCGGGGCTCCGGGGGCTCCCGGAGGACGAGACCTCGTGTCTCGCGGTGGTGAAGGCCGCTCTGGCCGAGTACCGGGTACTCTACGAGCAGGGCCTTAAAGATTCCCCAAATTTGATGGATGCAAAGAGCGATGTTCCGCAGAAAGCAGTACCAACAGAGGAACATAAGGAGATTATGCCAGCCAATATAACGAATGGAGGCTTAGTtacagagaagaaagaacaactttctccacaggaaagcactattgtgacatctgtggaaaggaagaatgttacagaaaagggTGATGGACTTCAGAAAGTAGAACGAAccgaggaaataaaggagattatgcccggcaatataacgaatgaagtgttagtaaaacagaaagaagaacaactttctccacaggaaagcactattgtgacatctgtggaaaggaagaatgttacagaaaaggatgatggacttcagaaCGTAGAACGAACacgggaaataaaggagattatgcccggcaatataacgaatgaagtgttagtaaaacagaaagaagaacaactttctccacaggaaagcaccaaggtgacatctgtggaaaggaagaatgttacagaaaagggtgatggaaaagatgtcgagaaagaaactgtaattcaaaaagaagtcgaaaagaatgtgtgtgatagcgacatcaaagaggttcgtaacgaaaaacatctgaatgaaacaattgaagacttgaaacaccaagttgatgacgtgaaaaacaagattaaggaagaaaaagaaaaggctgaAGAAACAAATGCTACGCGTAGCCCATGCGTCGTAAAAGAACCAAGTGCTGCCCCTGTCATTCAAGATGGTAAAGTCGTTGAAAAGATAGTCCCTGCTGTGACGCCGGCGAAGGTTGCTGAAAAGATCCATCCCACGatgacggaaggaaaagtccccgttgtgacaaaagagaaggttgttgagcaggctgccccttcggtgacaGAGGAGATCGTAAGCATCTCTAAGGAGCAAGAAAAAGTCCCTGTTAtggcagaagagaagaaggttattgaaaagattatcccctcggtgacagaaggaaaagtcccggtagtccctcaacaggaggttgttgaaaaagttgccccatcgccgacagaagaaaaagttcctgttgtgacacaagaaagggctattgagcagaatgccccacaagaaagggttattgaacaggctgccccacaagaaagggttattgaacaggctgccccacaagaaagggttattgaacaggctgccccagAGGAAAAGGctactgaacaggctgcccctacagccacagaagagattgtcactgtttctaaagagaaagaagaagtccctgttgtaacagaggaaaaggttcccgttgtgacaaatgagacagttattgaaaagattactcctacggtgacagaaggaaaagtcccggtagtccctcaacaggaggttgttgaaaagattactcctacggagacagaaggaaaagtcccggtagtccctcaacaggag gttgttgaaaaagttgccccatcgccgacagaagaaaaagttcctgttgtgacacaagaaagggctgttgagcagaatgccccacaagaaagggttattgaacaggctgcccctacggcgacagaagagattgtcactgtttctaaagagaaagaagaagtccctgttgttgtaacagaggaaaaggttcccgaTGTGACaaatgagacagttattgaaaagattactccttccgtaacagaagaaaaagatgccaatcaacggaaggttgtttcttacgaagatgctacagaaaatcaggaaaatcaagTTACTGGAGATGAGGAAACGGACAAAACTGAATTGAAGTTTATCGTCACCATACAAGAGAGAATAGTCCGTGAACAGACTGTCTCGATCATACCCGTCATGGACAAGGGCGCCAACAAAAGAGCGAATGGAAAATTGGTGaaaaaagcaatgaaaagagTAGCCAAGAAGGTGGCCCGTGCTGTGCTTGAAGAACTATCCAGGGAACACAACACAGATGGGGAGGGACAGTAG